A window of Ruania suaedae contains these coding sequences:
- the dnaA gene encoding chromosomal replication initiator protein DnaA — protein sequence MSESPVDPAELTRAWDRAFEILGQRGDLGGAQLGFIRLTRPLGVIDDTILLAVPSDFAKDFIETRARESIISALSTALERTVRVAVTVDPSLEDAVPAEPAPQPVREPEPPRAPEPSSANRSDRAPRPDNYATGVDPYARLNPNYTFETFVIGSSNRFAHAAATAVAEAPAKAYNPLFIYGQSGLGKTHLLHAIGHYAKSLYPGIRVRYVNSEEFTNDFINSIRDDKAEAFQKRYREVDVLLIDDIQFLQGKEQTMEEFFHTFNTLHNDNKQVVITSDLPPKHLNGFEDRMRSRFEWGLITDVQPPDLETRIAILRKKAGAESLQAPSDVLEYIASKISSNIRELEGALIRVTAFANLNRQTVDLALAEMVLKDLITDTDGAEITPSVIMAQTSAYFGVTIEALCSADRSRVLVNARQIAMYLCRELTELSLPKIGQVFGGRDHTTVMHANRKIRQQMAERRSTFNQVTELTNRIKQQQRS from the coding sequence ACCATCCTGCTCGCGGTACCGAGCGACTTCGCCAAGGACTTCATCGAGACCCGGGCACGTGAATCGATCATCTCCGCGCTGTCGACCGCACTGGAGCGCACCGTGCGGGTCGCGGTCACGGTCGACCCCTCCCTCGAGGACGCCGTCCCCGCCGAACCTGCGCCGCAGCCCGTGCGTGAGCCGGAGCCCCCACGCGCCCCTGAGCCCTCGAGCGCCAACCGGTCCGACCGGGCTCCTCGGCCCGACAACTACGCGACCGGGGTCGACCCCTACGCCCGCCTGAACCCCAACTACACCTTCGAGACGTTCGTCATCGGCTCGAGCAACCGCTTCGCTCACGCCGCCGCGACTGCTGTGGCCGAAGCTCCGGCCAAGGCATACAACCCGCTCTTCATCTACGGTCAGTCCGGACTCGGGAAGACACACCTCCTGCACGCCATCGGCCACTACGCCAAGAGCCTCTATCCAGGCATCCGGGTCCGGTACGTCAACTCCGAGGAATTCACCAACGACTTCATCAACTCCATCCGGGACGACAAGGCCGAGGCGTTCCAGAAGCGATACCGCGAGGTGGATGTACTCCTCATCGACGACATCCAGTTCCTGCAGGGCAAGGAACAGACGATGGAGGAGTTCTTCCACACCTTCAACACCCTGCACAACGACAACAAGCAGGTCGTGATCACCTCGGACCTGCCCCCCAAGCACCTCAACGGGTTCGAGGACCGGATGCGTTCGCGCTTCGAGTGGGGCCTGATCACCGATGTCCAGCCACCCGACCTCGAGACGCGCATCGCGATCCTCCGCAAGAAGGCGGGTGCCGAGTCGCTGCAAGCACCGAGCGACGTGCTGGAGTACATCGCCTCGAAGATCTCCTCCAACATCCGCGAGCTCGAAGGCGCTCTCATCCGGGTCACAGCCTTCGCCAACCTGAACCGACAGACCGTGGATCTGGCTCTCGCCGAGATGGTCCTCAAGGACCTGATCACCGACACCGACGGCGCCGAGATCACCCCGTCGGTGATCATGGCCCAGACCTCGGCCTACTTCGGCGTCACGATCGAGGCGTTGTGCAGCGCCGACCGCTCGCGCGTTCTCGTCAACGCTCGCCAGATCGCGATGTACCTGTGCCGTGAACTCACCGAGCTCTCGCTGCCCAAGATCGGGCAGGTCTTCGGCGGCCGCGACCACACCACGGTCATGCATGCCAACCGCAAGATCCGTCAGCAGATGGCAGAGCGCCGCTCCACCTTCAACCAGGTCACCGAGCTCACCAACCGGATCAAGCAGCAGCAGCGTTCCTGA
- the recF gene encoding DNA replication/repair protein RecF (All proteins in this family for which functions are known are DNA-binding proteins that assist the filamentation of RecA onto DNA for the initiation of recombination or recombinational repair.) — MYVSDLALTDFRSYPEALLSLDPGITAFVGPNGQGKTNLVEAIGYLSTFSSHRVASDAALVRHGAARAIIQARVVREERPSVLELELVSGKANRARLNRAPLPRARELLGMLRTVVFAPEDLSLVKGDPDGRRRFADELLVLLSPKLAGVRSDYERVVRQRNALLKSAGGARRGGGSADLRTLDVWDEKAAAAGAQLIAARVGMLRSLRPHVQTAYERVSSGQSEAEVTYRASVQQAMSDDGGPDGGEEPLTNPDLVEAQLLEAMSKLRPKEIERGVSLVGPHRDDLELRLGGLPAKGYASHGESWSLALALRLASYELLKSDDWQADGEPVLILDDVFAELDNRRRNRLAEVVTGAQQVLITSAVAEDVPEELDGARVDVMGSAVTRVR, encoded by the coding sequence ATGTACGTCTCTGACCTCGCGCTGACCGACTTCCGCTCGTATCCGGAGGCGCTGCTCTCGCTCGATCCGGGCATCACCGCGTTCGTGGGCCCGAACGGTCAGGGGAAGACGAACCTGGTGGAGGCGATCGGGTACCTGTCGACCTTCTCCTCCCACCGGGTGGCCTCGGACGCCGCCCTGGTCCGCCACGGTGCGGCACGCGCGATCATCCAGGCTCGTGTGGTCAGGGAGGAGCGACCCTCCGTGCTCGAGCTCGAGCTGGTCTCGGGCAAGGCGAACCGGGCGCGGCTGAACAGGGCGCCGCTGCCGCGGGCACGGGAGTTGCTGGGGATGTTGCGCACCGTGGTGTTCGCGCCGGAGGACCTGTCATTGGTCAAGGGCGATCCGGACGGCCGGCGTCGCTTCGCCGATGAGCTGCTGGTGCTCCTGAGCCCCAAACTCGCCGGCGTGCGCTCGGACTACGAGCGGGTGGTGCGCCAGCGCAACGCCCTGCTCAAATCCGCCGGCGGCGCGCGCCGCGGCGGGGGCAGCGCGGACCTGCGCACGCTGGATGTGTGGGACGAGAAGGCGGCGGCCGCGGGTGCACAGCTGATCGCCGCTCGTGTGGGCATGCTCAGGAGCTTGCGCCCTCACGTGCAGACCGCCTACGAGCGGGTCAGCTCGGGGCAGAGCGAGGCCGAGGTCACCTATCGCGCGAGCGTCCAGCAGGCGATGTCCGATGACGGCGGCCCGGACGGCGGGGAGGAGCCGCTCACCAACCCCGACCTCGTGGAGGCGCAACTGCTGGAGGCGATGTCGAAGCTGCGGCCGAAGGAGATCGAACGCGGCGTGAGCCTGGTCGGGCCCCACCGCGACGACCTCGAACTACGTCTCGGTGGGCTGCCGGCGAAGGGCTACGCCTCCCATGGGGAGTCCTGGTCGCTGGCGCTCGCGCTCAGGCTCGCCAGCTACGAGCTCCTCAAGTCCGATGACTGGCAGGCCGACGGCGAACCGGTCCTCATCCTCGACGACGTCTTCGCCGAGCTGGACAACCGGCGCCGCAATCGCCTCGCGGAGGTCGTCACCGGTGCCCAGCAGGTGCTGATCACCTCCGCCGTGGCCGAGGACGTGCCCGAGGAGCTCGACGGGGCGCGCGTGGATGTCATGGGATCGGCCGTGACCCGTGTGCGCTGA
- the gnd gene encoding phosphogluconate dehydrogenase (NAD(+)-dependent, decarboxylating), whose amino-acid sequence MHLGLVGLGRMGANMRDRLRAAGHQVTGYDQNPDVSDVSSLEELAGSFAEGAPRIVWVMVPAGEITESVITELGGLLTAGDVIIDGGNSKYTDDLRRAEELGQSAIHYVDAGVSGGIWGKENGYGLMVGGPDDVIESLMPIFDSLRPDGPRAEGFVHAGPVGAGHYAKMVHNGIEYGVMQAYAEGYEILAARDDLITDVGAVFEAWQRGTVVRSWLLELLVKALNEDPDLDDIRGYVADSGEGRWTVEEAVLRAVPAPVISAALFARFDSRQEDSPAMKAVAALRNQFGGHTTQPSADG is encoded by the coding sequence ATGCACCTCGGACTCGTCGGACTCGGCAGGATGGGCGCCAACATGCGCGACCGCCTGCGCGCCGCCGGACACCAGGTCACCGGCTACGACCAGAATCCCGATGTCAGCGACGTCTCCTCGCTCGAGGAGCTGGCCGGCTCCTTCGCCGAGGGCGCGCCCCGGATCGTGTGGGTGATGGTCCCCGCCGGCGAGATCACCGAGAGCGTGATCACCGAGCTCGGTGGTCTGCTCACCGCCGGTGATGTGATCATCGACGGCGGTAACTCCAAGTACACCGACGACCTGCGCCGGGCCGAAGAGCTCGGCCAGTCCGCGATCCACTACGTCGATGCCGGGGTCTCCGGCGGCATCTGGGGCAAGGAGAACGGGTATGGCCTCATGGTCGGGGGCCCGGACGACGTCATCGAATCCCTGATGCCCATCTTCGACTCGTTGCGGCCGGACGGGCCGCGCGCGGAGGGCTTCGTCCACGCTGGCCCCGTCGGAGCCGGGCACTACGCGAAGATGGTGCACAACGGAATCGAGTACGGCGTGATGCAGGCCTACGCCGAGGGCTATGAGATCCTCGCCGCCAGGGACGACCTCATCACCGACGTCGGCGCCGTCTTCGAGGCCTGGCAGCGCGGCACCGTGGTGCGGTCCTGGCTGCTGGAACTACTGGTGAAGGCCCTGAACGAGGACCCTGACCTCGACGACATCCGCGGCTACGTGGCGGACTCGGGCGAGGGGCGTTGGACCGTGGAGGAGGCCGTCCTGCGCGCCGTGCCCGCCCCGGTGATCAGTGCGGCACTCTTCGCCCGGTTCGACTCCCGGCAGGAGGACTCGCCTGCGATGAAGGCGGTGGCAGCGCTGCGCAACCAGTTCGGTGGTCACACCACGCAGCCCTCCGCCGACGGCTGA
- a CDS encoding DUF721 domain-containing protein yields MAADAPDPDDAARNALARARDAARAKGLRTARPGTAAPRKLRRHDGVVFESAPGHGTGRDPAPLGNTVDALARQLGWSRPLSIGGVVGRWREVVGEQIADHCTPETFDEGVLVVRADSTAWATQIRLLTPQLDRRLADEVGEGVVTRIQVLGPGGPSWRRGPRVAPGGRGPRDTYG; encoded by the coding sequence GTGGCCGCTGACGCCCCCGACCCCGACGACGCAGCCCGGAACGCTCTGGCCCGTGCTCGCGACGCCGCCCGCGCCAAAGGGCTGCGCACGGCCCGGCCGGGGACGGCTGCGCCACGTAAGCTCCGCCGTCATGACGGGGTGGTGTTCGAGTCCGCACCCGGGCACGGCACCGGTCGGGACCCGGCACCGCTGGGCAATACGGTCGACGCCCTCGCGCGGCAGCTGGGTTGGAGCCGGCCGCTGTCCATAGGGGGCGTGGTCGGTCGATGGCGCGAGGTGGTGGGCGAGCAGATCGCCGACCACTGCACCCCCGAGACCTTCGATGAGGGTGTCCTGGTGGTGCGCGCCGACTCCACCGCGTGGGCCACGCAGATCAGGCTGCTCACCCCCCAGCTGGACCGACGGCTGGCCGACGAGGTCGGCGAAGGCGTCGTCACCCGCATCCAGGTGCTCGGACCGGGTGGTCCGAGCTGGCGCCGAGGGCCCAGGGTGGCGCCGGGAGGCCGAGGGCCGCGCGACACCTACGGCTGA
- the dnaN gene encoding DNA polymerase III subunit beta, with product MKFRVERDVLADAVTWAARTLPSRPPSPVLAGVRLEADAGGLVLSTFDYEVSARSIVAAEVEESGAVLVSGRLLAEISKALPNKPVDVSVEGNRVSVVCGSSRFTLLTMPVEDYPALPDLPDVTGTISGDAFAQAISQVTMAAGRDETLPLLTGVRVEIEGDSLTMLATDRYRLAMRQITWSPASPSVSRVALVRARTLSDVARNLSSAGSIELALADGGDIIGFEAGGRRTTSLLVDGEYPPVRRLFPDQTTTHTVTSTHELVEAAKRVSLVAERNTPIRLSFTEGQVVLEAGQGDDAQATEALESTLVGEEISTAFNPQYLLDGLSALSTDFVRLSFTHPSKPAVMTGQTEADSTDHAEEFRYLLMPIRFGA from the coding sequence GTGAAGTTCAGGGTGGAGCGAGACGTCCTGGCAGACGCCGTCACGTGGGCTGCGCGCACCCTCCCGAGCCGGCCCCCCTCGCCAGTCCTCGCCGGAGTGCGGCTGGAGGCCGACGCCGGGGGACTCGTGCTCTCGACCTTCGACTACGAGGTCTCGGCTCGTTCGATCGTCGCCGCGGAGGTGGAGGAGTCCGGCGCCGTCCTCGTCTCGGGCCGGCTGCTGGCCGAGATCTCCAAGGCGCTGCCCAACAAGCCGGTCGACGTCTCGGTGGAGGGAAATCGCGTCAGCGTGGTCTGCGGCTCGTCGCGTTTTACGCTGCTGACGATGCCCGTCGAGGACTACCCGGCGCTGCCGGATCTGCCGGACGTGACCGGCACCATCTCCGGCGACGCCTTCGCTCAGGCAATCTCGCAGGTGACGATGGCTGCCGGGCGGGACGAGACACTGCCGCTGCTCACCGGTGTCCGGGTCGAGATCGAGGGTGACTCCCTCACGATGCTGGCCACCGACCGGTATCGGCTCGCGATGCGCCAGATCACCTGGTCCCCGGCCTCACCGTCGGTCTCCCGGGTGGCACTCGTGCGGGCCCGCACCCTCTCCGACGTCGCGCGCAACCTCTCCTCCGCCGGATCCATCGAGCTGGCGCTGGCTGACGGTGGCGACATCATCGGCTTCGAGGCCGGCGGCCGTCGCACCACGTCATTGCTGGTGGACGGCGAGTACCCCCCGGTGCGGCGCCTGTTCCCCGATCAGACCACCACGCACACCGTCACGAGCACGCACGAACTCGTCGAGGCGGCCAAGCGGGTCTCGCTCGTGGCCGAGCGCAACACCCCGATCCGCCTGTCCTTCACCGAGGGCCAGGTGGTCCTCGAGGCCGGTCAGGGTGATGACGCACAGGCCACCGAAGCGCTGGAGTCGACGCTCGTCGGCGAGGAGATCTCCACGGCGTTCAACCCGCAGTACCTGCTCGATGGTCTGAGTGCACTGAGCACCGATTTCGTGCGCCTGTCGTTCACGCATCCCTCCAAGCCGGCCGTCATGACCGGTCAGACGGAGGCGGACAGCACCGATCACGCCGAAGAGTTCCGCTACTTGCTGATGCCCATCCGGTTCGGAGCCTGA